The Chryseobacterium phocaeense genome includes the window GCAGCCTTCCCCGATCAGTAATCCATCCGCATCACTGCTGAAAGGTTTGATCTGCTGCTGATGTGAAAGGGCTCCCAGCTGGGCAAAAATACTCCAGAACGCAGCATTCTGCCCGGTATGTACACCGCCTGCAATGACCATATCACATCTTCCTCTGTTAAGCTCCTGTACGGCATGGTCTACAGCGAGCAAAGCACTTGCGCAGGCTGCGTCTACTGTAAAAGCGGCTCCTCCCAGATTGAACCGGTTGGCCACCAATGAAGCAACAAGATTGGGAATTAAACCCATCGCGGTATCTGCGGCAAAACGTCCTTTCTTTTCCTGGAAAGCATGCTTTACTTTTTCAATATCATCTGCAGATACTTCGGGTAACAATTCCTGAAGCAATGAAGAAATCTGCTCTCCGGTTCGTACTATTTCAATGGCACGGGTAGCTCCCGGACCTGTATAATTTCCTTTCCCGATGATAATCCCCGTTTTTTCGAGAGAAACCTGTTTTTTGAATACTCCGGCATCGTCCAGGGCTTTCTGAACCAGATCGAGGGTGAGTAAATGATCCGGCTCCGTTCCTTCTACGGCTAACGGTAAAATTCCGAAAGCGGTAGGATCAAATTCATAATCAGAGATAAATCCGCCGCGTTTACAGTAAAATCTGTCAACGGGACTGGTAGCATCACTGAAATGCACGGGATCGATCCGGTCCGCAGGAACTGACTGGGTAGAATCTACCTTATTGATAATATTCTGCCAGAATGTATCGGCATCCTGTGCCCCGGGAAAGACACAGGACAAGCCAATGACAGCAACATCTGTTTTTTTCATAGTCGTTATATACAGAGGTTACCAATTGTTTCCGGACATGATCAGCACCTGGCTTTCTGTTCCGTATTTTATTTCGTTAAGGAAGATTTCTTTCCCCTGGTCCAGTGGAATTAATGAAATACCACGGCGTTCATATTCTGTTTCCAGTGTGGATGAAACCATTCCGGCTCCTTTCCATGGTCCCCAGTTGATAGAAATTACTTTTCCTTTTAGTTTTTTATTGAGTGCTTTTGCGTAATCATCCAGTACGGAATTGGCGGCAGCATAATCAGTCTGGCCCTTATTACCATACACCGAGGCTATGCTTGAAAACAGGACTACAAACTGACAATCTTCACGAAGCTGCTCTGCCAGTACCCTTAGCGGTTTCACTTTGGTATCAAAAACACGTTCAAAAGAGCTTGAAGTTTTCTGTTTAAATAATTTATCCTCCAAGAGACCTGCTCCGTGGATCACTCCGTCTAAATGACCATAGGTTTCATAGATATTTCTGATGAGATCAGACAGTCCTTCTTCGTCACAAAGGTCTAATGAGTTGTAAACGACCTTACTTCCCAACTGTTCCATATCGCGGATGGTCCCCAGAATCTGATTGTTTTTGAAGATCCGTACTGTTTCTTTCTCAATCTCAGCAGGAGCAGTGAACTGGCCGGATTTAATCAGATAGCTTCTGATCTCTTCTTTGGTTTTCATGGCTTCAGTTTCTTTTAGACGGGAAACCTCATCTCTCGGATCTGCTGATCTTCCGACAAGAATATAGGTGCAGGGATAGGTTCCGGACATGTGCTTCACAAGTTCGGAGGTGATGCCCTGTGCACCGCCAAGTACCAATACCACAGACTCTTTATCGAGCTGGATATGAGCTTCCTGAAGGCTTGTTGACAACGGTGAAGGAATAATATCCACTTTGTGACGCTGGTCGTTTTTATAGATAACTTCCGAAGGTTTATCGGTCGCCAGGATTTCTTTTAAAGCGATTTCCGCAATCTGGTCTGTCTGCTGTGGAGTACTTAAACTGATCAGTCTGCAATTGGTTTGTTCAAACTCACGGGCTAAACTTTTGAAAAGTCCGGGATGTCCTTTGTAATGACGCAAAAGCGTGGTATCAGTAAGCTCCTGAACATGGGCTGGAATATCTGAGATCAGATAGATCCATTTGGCCTTATCGAGATCCATTTTTTTAATCAGATCAACGTGATCGATGATGCTGTGCTTCACTGTGGACGAGAATAAATCAAGGATAATAAGTCCGTCAAAATCCGATAGATCTTTTCCGGCATCTACCAGTTCTGCGATGGCACCGTATTGTTCAAGGGCATTTTTGATCGCCGATGTCTGTGTGCTGTTGTCCTGAGTGATGGCAAAACGTTTTCCCTGCAGTATTTCAGTGTTTTGTTCCGGAGAAACATCCGTGGGAGTAAGATCAAAACGAAGGCGGGACAAAAGGTTTTGTACAGGTTCTTCAGCATCAGTATTTCCACTCATTTCACTGATCCAGGATGCTAAACCACTTAAGGTTTTTATAGCAGCCAGCTTTTCCATCAGATCATCTGCCTGCTCCAGGTTTTCACCAAAACCGATTTTTGTTTTAAGATCCGCAATAATTTCCATGCGTTTAATGGAATCAATGCTCAGATCTGCTTCCAGATCGAGATCCAGCCCCAGCATTTCTTTTGGGTAGCCTGTTTTTTCACTGACGATATTCAGGATGGCCTGCTGAAGTTCTTCAAGGGTAAATCCTGATTTATTTTGTGGGTTTGAAGTATTTGTTTCTACAGATTCAGTGTTTTCTGGTTTTGCAGTTCCCATGCATTCTGTAAGCCAGGAAACCAGGCCGCTTAAGGTTTTTATACCTGCCAGCTGTTCCATAATGGAATCTTCATTGCCCTGGTCACTGGTAAAAGCTCCCAGTTCATTGCGCAGTGTTCCGATAATTTCAACCCTTTTAATGGAATCAATGCTCAGATCGGCTTCAAGGTCCATTTCCATCCCCAGCATTTCATGAGGATAGCCTGTTTTATCGCTGACCACCTGCAACAACAACGTTTTAATATCTTTTACCGGAGCCTGCTTTACCGGAGTAGCCACAGGTTTTTCCTGAACCTGAATTTGTGCTACCGGCTGAACCGGAACAGTCATTATACGTTCATTAGCATGATGGGGTACCGAAGGAGCGTAAACAGGTGCAGCACTGATCTGTGGGCTCTGTCCTAAGAAGGAAAGCATCACATCTCTCTGTGCCTGTATCAGCTGTTTCATGGTATCAAGATATTCCTGCAGCATACGTTCAGCAGGCTGATGCTGGGCGGCTGGGGTTTGTTGGTTATTGGTAAAATGGTTCATGGCAATTGGATTTAAAATAGGCAGCGCGCCGTTAACCGGCAGCGTACCTGTAGTAGGATGTGCAGTCTGTCCGTTCACACGCCAGATTGCAGGGTTTTTCTTATATAATTCGGGTTGGTCTATATGAATCAGCTTGACATTACGGCCTTCGAACAGTTTTTCAACACTGAAATTGCGGCCGGTTCCAAGGTATTGCGCCAGCATGCAGAGCAGATGGCTCATTTTGTTTCGGCTGCTGTCTTCCACATATAGCGTGAGCTGGTCTTTATTTAAGCAGGAATTCGTCAGTCCGGTCAGTACTTTTCCCGGGCCTACTTCGATGAAGATTCTTGCTCCGTCATCATACATCGCCTGAATTTCTTCCACAAATCTTACAGGTTGTACCAGGTGATCCGTCAGTCTTTCTTTAATGGCTGATGTTTCCTTTGGATAAGCTGCTGCTGTGGTATTGGACCAAACCGGAATCTGCATTTCATTGAATGGAACGTCTTTCAGAACGTCTTCATATAAACCTTTAGATTTGGCCAGTAACGGGCTGTGGAAAGCACAGGCCACCTCCAGTTTCTTCGCAGAAATACGTTCCTGTTTCAGAACTTCCATGAATGTTTGGATCGCAGATGTACTTCCAGCCACTACACATTGGTTGGGAGCATTATAATTGACAGGGTAGCAGCCTTCTACTTTGGCCAGAACAGGCTCTAAAAGCTCTTTTGTAGTGCTTACAGCTACCATGGAACCAGGATCTCCGCCTTCCACCGAATCCAAAATAGAGTGGGCTCTCCTGATGCTTAAATCAACCAGCTGCTCTTCTTCAAATACGCCTGCAAAGCATAAAGCCGGTAATTCTCCGTAGCTGTGGCCTGCCAGCATATCAGGAACAATATCCAGCGACTGCAGGAATTTGGCCAAAGCCAGATCAACAATTCCCAGAAGAGGCTGTGCCAGGCGGGTATCTTTAATGGTTTCTTTTTGTAGTTTTAAAGCAGATTCATCGAAAACAGCAGGTGGAAAAACAACCTTCTCCAGTTCCGGATAGGAATCCATCAGGTTTCGCATGGAAGGAAAAGCCACGAACAGATCCCGTGTCATATTGATTCTCTGGCTGCCCTGCCCCGGGAATAAGAAAGCAACTTTCCCTTCTTTTTTATTGACCGTAAAAGTGTCTTTGGTCTCAATTCCCAGCAGTACCAACTCGATTTTCATCATTAAATCTTCGGCGGTATCGGCTACAATGCTCAGTTGAATTGGTTTTTCTGAACCAACCGCTAAACTGTATGCAATATTTTTTAAGGAGATCTCATCATTGATTTCCAATAAAGATTTGATCTGACTTAACTGGTTTTTGGCTTCTTCATAAGTCTCACCACGGAACACAAATAATTCCGAAGGCCAGGATTGCAGTACTGCAGAATCATCCTGTTTAGGGTGATTGGCAATGACTGTATGAAAATTAGTCCCTCCAAATCCGAAAGCACTGATTCCTGCATACCGGTTCTTTTCACTCCATAATCCGCTTTCTGCATAAAAAGCAAAAGGGCTGGTCTGTGTATTGTAATAAGCGTTGGGTTGCTTCAAATGTAATGTAGGAGGTTTTACTCCATGATATACTGCAAGTGATGCCTTAATCAATCCGGCCAACCCTGCCGCACATTTGGTATGCCCGATCTGGGTTTTTACGGACCCTAAGTGAGTCTGTGCTGGTACCGCACCGGAACGGATGAATAGATTAGTCAATGCACTTAATTCTGTTTTATCTCCTACCACAGTTCCGGTTCCGTGGGCTTCTACCAATCCTACTGCTGCAGGACTAATGCCAGCCTGCGCGTAAGCACGTTCTAAAGCACGTTCCTGGCCTATTTTTCTCGGAGCTGTAAGTCCTAAGGCCTTGCCATCACTGGATCCGCCTACTCCTTTGATCACTGAATAAATACGGTCACCATCACGGACAGCGTCCTCGTATCTTTTCAGGACAAGGATAGCAACGCCTTCTCCCAGGGCAATTCCGTCGGCTTCATTATCAAAGGTGGCACATCGTCCTTTTCTTGAAAGTGCATGTGTGCTGGAAAACATAAGGTAATCATTGATCCCGTTATGCAAATCTGCACCTCCTGCCAGCACCATATCGGATTTCCCCAATACAAGCTCCTGGCATGCAAGGTCAATAGCAGCTAGAGATGACGCACAGGCTGCATCTACTGTATAATTTCTTCCGCCAAGATCCAGGCGATTCGTAATCCTACCTGCGATCACATTGGCCAGGATACCCGGGAATGAATCTTCTGTGGTATGGGGAAATGCTTCTTTTACTTCTTCATGCAATTCCCCGAAAACCTGTTTATAATAACCTCTGAAGCTATAGCTGTTGGCTAGGTCGTTCCCACCTTCAGCTCCTATGATTACAGAAATATTTTCTCTGTTGAAATTTTTCTCCCCATATCCGGCATCTTCCATTGCCCGTTTTGCAACCAATAAAGTTAATAATTGTGTTGGCTCAATGGCAGCAAGGGACTGCGGAGGAATTCCGAAAGCCAAAGGATCGAAATCAATCTTTGGAATAAATCCACCCCATTTGGAATGGGAAACGTCCGGCCCGTCTGAATCCGGATGGTAATACAGCTCTTTATTCCAGCGTTCATCCGGAACTTCGGTCACATGATCTTTCCCTAAAATGATATTCCGCCAGTACTCTTCCAGGTTTTTTGCCCCGGGGAAAATACATTCCATTCCCACAATGGCTATATCCAGTGGTTTTTCGACTGATACCGGTTCTTCCGGTAAAACGGCCTGTTCTATATATCCGTAATTATCTATACTTACATTCTGGTGCAGTGCCGCTAATGAAATCACACGGTTCTGCATGGTGGCCACCTGCCCGATCATGTACATGCCGAGATCCAGCTGCTCACTTTTAGGAACATTAACCAATTTATCTCCCTGACGATCAATTCCTTTGGCGGCAATTCTCAAACGGCCAACGTTTAATTTTTCAAGCTGTTCCCATACTTCTTTTTTATCAACCCCAGCGGCCAGAAGCTTGCTCTTTTCAGTGGTAAAATGTTGTGCAAATGCTGTATTCAGGCAGCGTGTCTCGTGGCCCGGTGCGGTTTCGAGCAAGACCGTATCTTTGGCCTGCATTGCCTGCACCTGGAATTCTTCCTGGATAGCCCCGGTACGCACCGCTTCTTCGGTGTACAGATAAGCAGTTCCAATTAAAACCCCAACTTTTACCCCTCTGGCTGCCAACGGAGCGGCCATCACCGAAACAAAAGCTGTAGAAAACGCATTGTGAATTCCACCGGCAAAGAATACGCTGATATTTTCAGGATGTTCTTCTTTTAAGATGCGTTCGATCTGTTTTTCCCAAAGGACCATACTGGAAAGCGGGCCTACATGCCCGCCGCATTCACGGCCTTCAAATATAAAGTTTGTGGCTCCTTCCTTTAAGAAAATATCCAGCAGTGCAGGGGAAGGAACATGCAGGAACGTGGTAATTCCCGCTTTTTCAAATACTTTGGCCTGTGCCGGTCTTCCTCCTGCAATCAAAACTACAGGTGGTTTGGCTTCCAATATGTATGAAGTCTGCTCTTCTCTCAGTTCCTGAGGAGCAAATCCTAAAATTCCAACTCCCCATGTTTTTTCTCCGGCCAGCTTTTTAGTTTCCATGACCAGAGATTTTGCCTGCTCACCCTTTAGCAAAGACAGGGCAACAAAAGGCAAGGCTCCGGCATCCGCCACTGCATTGGCAAATAAAGGAACGTCACTCACACGGGTCATAGGCCCCTGTGCAATCGGGTAACGCAGCCCAAGCTCCCGGGCCATTACATTATTCTCACTGATCACCTGCAGAACTTTTGCCTGTTTCAGATGTCCATACATAGCTTCTTTAAAACCGAAAACCATTCTCTTCAGGTTTTTGAAATCTTCAAAAAGATCTATGGCCAGCGAAATGTCCTGCCCCATAGGAATATAGTTCTGACTCAGATCGAAACCGGTAAAATACTGCCGTAATTCTTCTGAAGTTACATTTTCCGGCAACGCAGGAGAATTTGGTCTCACAAGAATCCTGTGATCCGCAATAATTTTAGTCTCTGTACCATTCAGTTTTGAGCAGAGATCTTTTATATCCTGAGGAACCGAACATTCAGGGAACAAAGCCAGCTGGCTGTCCAGGACAACTCCGGCTGCCCCAAGTGCTTTCACGGCTGCAGCGGTATGAAGGCCCACGCCTCCCTGTACCCAAACCGGGATAGATTGAATCTCTCTGATGACGCGCTGAAACAGCACGAAGGTAGATTCATAGCCTACGAGTCCGCCGGCTTCGTTACCTTTTATAATAATTCCTCCAGCTCCTGATTGCTCTGCAAGCCTGGCTTCATCCAGACTGTTGACCTGATAAATGGTAGGCAGATCCGGTATAACATCCATAGAAGTTCCGGCGGGAAGAATGGCAAAGCTTACCTTTTCCGGAATCTGAAGGGATATAAATTTGTCATTGGGAAGATAAATTCCATAGGAAGGAATATCTGTCTGATTAAGTTGGTTCAGCGCTGCCTGAGCCTCTGTTAAATCATGTCCTAAGCTTAAAATTGGAAACGCACCTGCCTGTTGCAGTTTGAGCATAAGGCTTACATCCGGCTTTTCAAAAGGCGTTAATCCAATAATGGGTAAGTTTTTCATTGCATTTATGGTATTGAGATAATAACTGGGAAACTTTATAACTGCATCCAACCTTCCGGTTTCAAGGATATTTTTCAATTATGTGGGAATAAAAATAATAAATTTATATTACATTTTCAATCATAAATAAAATATAATAATAAATTATTAACAATAAATTATTATGAATTTAAATAATATTAAAAATAGCAGTATATATTTCCATTATGGGAAAATAAGACGGTACAGTCTATAGGATTCAATTATAAATGTTTATAATTAATTAATGTGAAGCAAATATAGAAATAAAAACCATAATATATCAAAAATAAGAGAATTATTTTTTTAATATTACAAAATAATAATATATCTGTAAAGTTGATGAAATCTATAAAAATGAGTTTAGTAATCTGACAGGAAAATTCTGATAAATATAAAATAAGAACAAAGTATCAGAAAAATTATTGAGATAATTTTCTTAAAATCTTAGTTTATTCACAACTAAAGATATGACAATAAGAAGGTTAAAAATCCACATATTGGTTTCATGATTTCATCAATCTGAAAACCGGGATATACAGAATATTAATATTTCCCAGCCTTAAGACTTAATTATTTGTTTACCATTAATGTAATCGGGTAACAAAAAAACCTGCCTGATCTGCTAAATCTGCGAGATTTTTTCCAGCTCGCGCAG containing:
- a CDS encoding type I polyketide synthase, whose product is MKNLPIIGLTPFEKPDVSLMLKLQQAGAFPILSLGHDLTEAQAALNQLNQTDIPSYGIYLPNDKFISLQIPEKVSFAILPAGTSMDVIPDLPTIYQVNSLDEARLAEQSGAGGIIIKGNEAGGLVGYESTFVLFQRVIREIQSIPVWVQGGVGLHTAAAVKALGAAGVVLDSQLALFPECSVPQDIKDLCSKLNGTETKIIADHRILVRPNSPALPENVTSEELRQYFTGFDLSQNYIPMGQDISLAIDLFEDFKNLKRMVFGFKEAMYGHLKQAKVLQVISENNVMARELGLRYPIAQGPMTRVSDVPLFANAVADAGALPFVALSLLKGEQAKSLVMETKKLAGEKTWGVGILGFAPQELREEQTSYILEAKPPVVLIAGGRPAQAKVFEKAGITTFLHVPSPALLDIFLKEGATNFIFEGRECGGHVGPLSSMVLWEKQIERILKEEHPENISVFFAGGIHNAFSTAFVSVMAAPLAARGVKVGVLIGTAYLYTEEAVRTGAIQEEFQVQAMQAKDTVLLETAPGHETRCLNTAFAQHFTTEKSKLLAAGVDKKEVWEQLEKLNVGRLRIAAKGIDRQGDKLVNVPKSEQLDLGMYMIGQVATMQNRVISLAALHQNVSIDNYGYIEQAVLPEEPVSVEKPLDIAIVGMECIFPGAKNLEEYWRNIILGKDHVTEVPDERWNKELYYHPDSDGPDVSHSKWGGFIPKIDFDPLAFGIPPQSLAAIEPTQLLTLLVAKRAMEDAGYGEKNFNRENISVIIGAEGGNDLANSYSFRGYYKQVFGELHEEVKEAFPHTTEDSFPGILANVIAGRITNRLDLGGRNYTVDAACASSLAAIDLACQELVLGKSDMVLAGGADLHNGINDYLMFSSTHALSRKGRCATFDNEADGIALGEGVAILVLKRYEDAVRDGDRIYSVIKGVGGSSDGKALGLTAPRKIGQERALERAYAQAGISPAAVGLVEAHGTGTVVGDKTELSALTNLFIRSGAVPAQTHLGSVKTQIGHTKCAAGLAGLIKASLAVYHGVKPPTLHLKQPNAYYNTQTSPFAFYAESGLWSEKNRYAGISAFGFGGTNFHTVIANHPKQDDSAVLQSWPSELFVFRGETYEEAKNQLSQIKSLLEINDEISLKNIAYSLAVGSEKPIQLSIVADTAEDLMMKIELVLLGIETKDTFTVNKKEGKVAFLFPGQGSQRINMTRDLFVAFPSMRNLMDSYPELEKVVFPPAVFDESALKLQKETIKDTRLAQPLLGIVDLALAKFLQSLDIVPDMLAGHSYGELPALCFAGVFEEEQLVDLSIRRAHSILDSVEGGDPGSMVAVSTTKELLEPVLAKVEGCYPVNYNAPNQCVVAGSTSAIQTFMEVLKQERISAKKLEVACAFHSPLLAKSKGLYEDVLKDVPFNEMQIPVWSNTTAAAYPKETSAIKERLTDHLVQPVRFVEEIQAMYDDGARIFIEVGPGKVLTGLTNSCLNKDQLTLYVEDSSRNKMSHLLCMLAQYLGTGRNFSVEKLFEGRNVKLIHIDQPELYKKNPAIWRVNGQTAHPTTGTLPVNGALPILNPIAMNHFTNNQQTPAAQHQPAERMLQEYLDTMKQLIQAQRDVMLSFLGQSPQISAAPVYAPSVPHHANERIMTVPVQPVAQIQVQEKPVATPVKQAPVKDIKTLLLQVVSDKTGYPHEMLGMEMDLEADLSIDSIKRVEIIGTLRNELGAFTSDQGNEDSIMEQLAGIKTLSGLVSWLTECMGTAKPENTESVETNTSNPQNKSGFTLEELQQAILNIVSEKTGYPKEMLGLDLDLEADLSIDSIKRMEIIADLKTKIGFGENLEQADDLMEKLAAIKTLSGLASWISEMSGNTDAEEPVQNLLSRLRFDLTPTDVSPEQNTEILQGKRFAITQDNSTQTSAIKNALEQYGAIAELVDAGKDLSDFDGLIILDLFSSTVKHSIIDHVDLIKKMDLDKAKWIYLISDIPAHVQELTDTTLLRHYKGHPGLFKSLAREFEQTNCRLISLSTPQQTDQIAEIALKEILATDKPSEVIYKNDQRHKVDIIPSPLSTSLQEAHIQLDKESVVLVLGGAQGITSELVKHMSGTYPCTYILVGRSADPRDEVSRLKETEAMKTKEEIRSYLIKSGQFTAPAEIEKETVRIFKNNQILGTIRDMEQLGSKVVYNSLDLCDEEGLSDLIRNIYETYGHLDGVIHGAGLLEDKLFKQKTSSSFERVFDTKVKPLRVLAEQLREDCQFVVLFSSIASVYGNKGQTDYAAANSVLDDYAKALNKKLKGKVISINWGPWKGAGMVSSTLETEYERRGISLIPLDQGKEIFLNEIKYGTESQVLIMSGNNW